DNA sequence from the Plodia interpunctella isolate USDA-ARS_2022_Savannah chromosome 19, ilPloInte3.2, whole genome shotgun sequence genome:
GTTGAAATTTGATTAAAGCATAACTGACTATATTTAGTTAACTATATCCGAAAATattcatatcaaaataataatagaaagaatataaaatatctaatctATTTCAAagaccttttttattttaaagagattttgtactaaagtcctaattaaaatttctcacTTCATGTGATATCATTGAGATACCAACCATCAAACAGCAAATCTTGATAATGAATATCTTTATCCTTTGCAATTAGTTCCCTCTCCTTCTCTTCCCATTTCTCACGCAATGACTGCAGGTAATCATTTGTTTTCTGCACCAACAATGGCTTCTCTGAAACCATCCCAGCTTCCTGGAAACCATCATGTCAATTAGTAAGTAAAAAACCATTTAccaaacagtaaaaaaaaaggttggtTATAAAACTGACTATAACTggtacaaaatcaaattattgttacaagtactaattttcataaaggtggttgatataaaataattcaaaaaaatttgcATCATTTTGTGATCTGTCTTTCTTGCTAAATCCAAAAACAGAAGAGAGTTATAAaacctattataaaacaagCTCTAGTGTTTACCTGTCTGTCATTTCCATCAATTATTTCTGGATTTAGTCTCTCTTTTGTAACAGATCTTGACAACTGACCATCTTTCTGTTTGAATAACTCTAAGTCTGATTTAAGGCACTTCCTTGTGCGACCCAGGCAGTCTGTAAATTCAGTCCTGGGGAATAAATATGCatgttaataaaactgtacaGATTTAAAACACTCGATATTAGAAATTAgagtatgtaattaaaaaaatattatggtgTTAGAGAATTTAAACACAgcaaaaattttttgaagCTGCAATATCTtttcaattttagtttatatttccATGCCCTTGAAAACAACCATTACactaaaaaagatttttgacATAATGACACCAGGAATGCCCCCCAATGAGACTGATGCTTGGTAAACCTCTATCTACTTCTAGCatggtagcctatgtttgaccccaggtcattaactatatttatccaaaatttcatcaaaattttattgaattgacagtgacagacttttgcacttataatattactatgaaattatgaatttacCAGTCACTCTCATCCACCTCACAGCTGCCATCATCCTCCTGATCACTTTTGACACACTCTTGTTGCTTCTTAGTGTTGAAATCGACAAGGAACCTACTTGTTAGCTGTGAAGTACCTGCGCCATCTGACAAATGCTCATACAGCTCTGCCTTCTTTTCCAAAGCcaatctgttaaaataaactaatatcaTTGCcacataaaaaagtataaataactacacctagttatttatacttttttatgttcACCATGTTGTTTTCATGTTGTTTTTTGGCTCACCAGCCCCAAGGCTGTCTTGAGAATAAAAAGTAGTGTCTATTCCAAAGGATGAAATAGACCCATGGTACAGTAACTACAGAAGCACCTAAATCAGCTGGAAGCTGTATAACTGAAACCATGTGCCAGCTTAAAAAATGCTGAGATATTATGACTAAACACAACATATTCAATGAGAAAGGGCTGGTCTACAGGGAGCAGCCTCACACATTTAGATACACACCCCATTTGCTTTTAGTCAAGAGAAactaatttctataattttttgagCAACATGACCATGTTGTTcgttaaattataagtaacatactcatataaatttaaacattgacATTGATAatcatttacttatttatttgtttcaaatcACTTTATTGTCCCAAAAATAAGTGCATAAACTTATTCATATACATTCTCATGGCTGAGATATcatatggaatgaaacacacaacttTCTGTGTGATTTAACTTCACTTATAAATGCTTATAAAACTAGTagaatacacacatacacaacacataataggatatttttattaacaaatgttttatatgaCATAGATAACAATAAGTAAGCATACTTTGCCTTTCTGCATGCTTCTAACTCCTCAGTGTCAATTGCCTTCAGAGATTCTTTGAAACTTTTCTTTGAACTCTTAGCATCTTTTTCTGTCTGACTTATCCTTGCAGCTGCAGGTTTAAAATTCTCAATTTTGTTCAAAGGTGATTGTTTTTTCTCATTTACTTCTTCCTGCTTTCTTAATAACTCAGCTTTTAAACTAACAAGCTGAAAAAATcaagattataaaataatgcctCTAAGAAACCCCATAAAAATAGGATGGATTGGAGGAAAGGATTTTGCGTGGGGCCCCTTGTCCAGTAATTTCATTTTGCTGTCCTGTAATTTACAACTAGGTACTCGATTTTTTCAGAAAgctactttaaaattattgccCATAGTCTAGCCAAACATACTCAGCACCAATatgaacaatttaaaaaaaaattatataggtatacatattTACGTAAGAGTGTAAGACAGTTTAAGAAAGTAGTTACCTATCAATAAAAGGAtatgtagaaaaaaatcattaaaaactatacacatacacataatACCCCCATGTGGTTCTTGGATCGGACTCCAAAAGCCATCCTATTGGGGGCCTCTGAATATGTCCCTATGTCCTCCCTACCTATGctaatttcaataagattagttgagtagctTGAAGAAAGCTTGAAGAGTAACAAACCAACAAATAACTTCCTTTTTCTATTCACAATTTTCACAACAGACACACACgtctacatttattttacttactgTTGATTTGTTAAAAAGAATCTTTTTCGTGGATTGATCATTCATGTTTTAAGTTGATTTTCagtacattacaaaaatagagtacacataggtacctatttttagGTAATAACTAGGTAGATCAATCACGGACATTAACGAacaatataaagttatttaaccTTTCAAGACATTGACAACTTTTTACAATTCAAGACAGGAAGACAGGATGGCAGAAAGAGAACTCCGGAAGTCCGTCTGATTCTGCCTGTTTTTTGTCATTTCGAGTGTCTTATTGTTGTATGGCTGAGTTGTATGGGTAGACCACTGATaagaacattataaataatatgttccTATATCTATGGAtacccaaataaataaatatataaaataaacttaaataaaccatgaatttagtaagtacttgtaCGGAGTacacctactaattccatgatataAACAGAGCAACAGCAGCGGTTGGTTCCATTCCATTTCCATAACAAGATTGCAGAATAATGAATGGCAGGCAACGCAACGGGAATAGTGAATAAGAATGAAGTTTGTTCATCAATCAGTCcaactttaaaaaatgaaacataacATTGAAACGTTGGCAAACTTTCATTACAACGAAAAAAATTGCTAATTTCATGGTCATCTGCCAACCATCTCAGGGCCGTGAAGACAGGAAATTTTACAACGACAAAGGGAGAACCTTTTGTGCACAACAAAAACGAGTGttaatttctttacaaatCAAAGTTTATGAAATCAGTAAGCGACTACggattataacatttattcaaGTCGGTTTAGTGGAAgcgtgaaattaaaatgtcaactCCTGCCAGAAGACGCCTGATGAGAGATTTTAAACggtttgtgtttgtttttctatataattttcatcataaaatacacacatcctTCAAATACACGGATTCAACATTTCTGTCGCATTTCTGAGATACTGTTTAATGCTGATTCATCAAATTACATCACTGTCATTTTCATCGATTTCTATTTTGTTCTACATTTCCATTTATCCACAAATGAGTTGGTTATTATTAGATACGAAAGCTTTGGTCTTGTGTTTaaacaatcaaataatttttatgtggaAAGAATCTACGTCATAAAAGCACAAGTTGGCCTAAAGTAGGTTATCcaaatcattacattttttgctAATCTCACCTCTACATGTTTGTCGCATGTATTAAGGCCTATATATGGCGAATATATGccatatctatttttttttataatacactgATGTAAGCATTTTCAATATGTTGTCCAAGAacctaaacaaatttaatgaaaaaatgttcattattattgttattatctaTTGATATAAGGTATCTATAGACTATAGACTTCATATTACTTTCATGTAAATACCTAACTAATTCAATATTAACCTTTTTGGTTTCATATTAACCAGTTGGTGAACAGTGAGGCTAACTGTAAATCTTGTTACTCAACATTTACTTTTCACttagttcaatttattttacagtttcACATACCTATCACCATTAGTTATTCTTATAAGTTCCTATGTAGGTACACATTTTTGTGGAATGCAACCTAGTTTATAAATccttgttttgtaatttttggtGAATACATCATTGCatctttgatataaaataaatcacaactCATTAatctttgtttaaataatacctTTAATACCTTTTCAGCTTACAAGAAGACCCACCCACTGGCGTGTCGGGGGCTCCCACTGACAATAACATCATGATCTGGAACGCTGTGATATTTGGACCGCATGACACTCCGTTTGAAGATGGCACATTCAAACTCACAATAGAATTTACAGAAGAATACCCAAATAAACCTCCCACAGTGAGATTTGTGTCCAAAATGTTTCACCCTAATGTGTATGCTGATGGGGGTATATGTTTAGACATTCTTCAAAACAGATGGAGTCCTACATATGATGTATCAGCTATTTTAACTTCTATacaggtaatttatttaacaaaacttttttaccaaaatatttcatgCAATTAGGTTATAAGTgatttactaaattaattgtGATTGTGTAATAAACAATGGgtcaaaatattgatatgtgttaagtatgtactttattaCTGATTTTGTACAGAATATTAGACATTCATTAAATCATAGAGAGGCTCCATGttcattatgtaatatttgtttacaaagtGTTTAATGGGTCTAAACATGTTTATAAACATTcctttaaattgtataaacacTAGTTTTCTGAAGCTTAATTTTGTCACTTGTTAGAAACATGTTTAGACCTTGTTAGGAACTAAATTtgtcatattttctttaagCTTCACCTTTATCAGTTGCTGAATTGAATGTCTAAGCCTGGCATAACATTTGCAccactttatttataaattgttaagaccagatatataaaaatagtattgtaTAGTAAAATATAGCTATGGCCCGTGGCCCACATGAAAGCGAAAAcggaacacaaactttcaccccccattatagtcaataAAAATCTATGCTATGTTTGAGTTTTGACTATATgcaaatcaaatttcatcaaaatcggtccagtggtgtagctgtgaaagcggaacagacagacagactttcgcatttgtaatattagtatggaaaaaTCAGCCACCCGCACCTTCATCTGCGTTTTTTTGCTATAATATGTTAATCCAGTAAATGTGccaaacttcatcaaaatcctcAATATCCAGTAGTTTTATTAGTAaggcatataaaaataaaaatctttattgtctttatacctataatattagtatggaaatgTTTAATACCAATCAAGGTTCATCTTCAATCACTCAAAGCCAATCAAAGGTCCATGCATCAATGTGTCATCTAATATGAAAACTTAATACATAAAGTTCCATTTGCTTTTTGAAATGCAATctcttatgttatttttattatcatttcagTCATTACTAAGTGATCCAAACCCTAACTCGCCAGCAAACTCAATGGCTGCTCAACTATACAAGGAGAACAGGAGGGAATATGAAAAACGGGTGAAGGCTTGTGTAGAACAATCATTTATCGATTAGCAGGGGACGGACAGAAGGAGATCAGACATCAGCGGTGTTCGCTTGAGTGTGCTGACCGCGAAGGCCAATAcctctataaaatataaattcattggGACAGATGTGTAAATCGTACAAGTATTTACCATCTTTGTTTGAAACTCTGGTAGTGCAAAcatcttttttattgaaatcagaATAACCatcacaaaattttgtataaaggAAAATACTCTTAGAGTTTTGTTGAATGTCATGAATTTTTATCtgaatacattattaatataaattaccattttctattttccatgtaatttttatttgtaagttacATTAGCTAAGCTATTGAATCAAACCACATCATTCTGTTGTAAGGAGATGATgtacattgtaaattatttccttGTCATAATCATGTATAGCTACATAGTTGTTTAATCATAATGGTATGCATTGTAAAAGCtggttatttttaactaaaacagaattataataaaattattagggtttggtatagataataaaaaacattggcAATGAGATAATgtgataatttgttattacaaaacaacCACCAAGCGATAATGATGCTTGATTTTGTTATAACTTttcatttaggtatatttaccCCTTCGAACAGTGTTTACCTAAAATAGTACAAGTGTTTTTAGTATGCTTTCTGAATATATTGCCTTATTGCTATGATATTACCATTCATTCTGCTGCACAAAATCACGCTAAAACCTATTCACCTAGTACTAGTGTCCCAATGGATATTTGTGCAACTGTGTGTAGCAGTTTTCTTGTTTTCTAACAAcgctaaaatataaaaatgtctttCGTATTGCAGAgccatttttacttttatctgtaatattttgtcttctagtaaaatattattttcggttttacattgtattttttttatataaagtcCTTTCAAGTTCTTAAATGGCTGGGCTCCAATCGCGCTAACTTTTTTAACTCCATTGTAGCTggaatttatcattttttaatttaccgtTTCGTCAATCGTGTCTAAATTCGCGATACCGAAACggtaaattaaaactgaatCCTACTGAACTTACACCCGTGCACACTGAATTCCTGTGCACACTTGCTGTACGGTTGTATGGATTGTAACACTTGCGTACATATGCTCGTATACATTTACGTTaaatttccatacaattttgcTGTAACGTGCACAGccaaattgtatgaaaatttaacgTGAATACGAATTGGGCGTGCACGGGCTTTTACGATCCTTCTGAGTGCGCACCTCCAGGGACGTCTTATTATATCGTTATTCATTAAAAGTTATCGCAAATGTTTATAGCACTCTGTTCGGTTATCGTTAAGGTCCCTGCAAACCATGGATCCAAAATACGCCGCGAGTGGTGAAAAGATTAAAATCCTTGTCGTCCGAACTGCCAGCACGAGCACAGCCATAATCAGCAAGGATTCCGCATTAAGCTAGCACTCATATGTTTTCCCGTGAGAACGGAATCGTCGACATTTTGCTggtttatgataatatatgcTCGAAGACCTTTCCTCATTGTTCGTGAACTCTGCCACGGGCAACAGCTAATCCTAATCATAtcgtaaatgcgaaagtttgtaaggatgtgtGTACGTTCATgtttcacgaaaaatctactgaacctattgtcatgaaatttggtacacgagtagataataatctggaataacacatagggtactggTGGGTACACACAGGTGGGTTTTATTTCCGAAATTCCCGCGAAAGCGAAGGCCCGGCGCACAGCtagttgtataatttgtaGACAACATAATGATTAAAAGAACTTATATACGAAAAATAcctttatataaaagtacatttttacaataagtaCATGTCTTAAATCTATCATTACATTTGTATTGCTGTTCAACATTAATTACGTACATACATCTACCATAATAAGACGAACAAAACAAAGTGAATAGATTTACACCACggaataaagtttatttttccgtCATTTACACAGTGAAACCATACATGTCACGAGCTTTTTagtaaaatagtttaaataatttatataccacattcaattttaaagatacacagatttaattaaatactgtGTACTGGcaattaaattcaaagtttaattaggtacttaacgATAAGTAccacttatatataaaattaaattcatcatCTCGTTTTTAAATCTTCTTTTAGTTTATAATGTACAAGTTCCATACACACTGTAGCATCCTCTGCACTGTCATGACCATCAactgaattttgaataatttttttcagatgtTCTGATGATAAATTCCTTAGAGCCCTTTTATATGGAGGACCCATTTTATGAGGGAATAAAACACTTGTATCAATCACAGTCTCATGTATCAGCTTTAGTGCTTTAAAATCTGATTCCAGACTATGTCCAATTAGAATAGTTTTACTATTAAACATTGTTAGAAGAGTTGCCTGCACTTCCAATAATGTTGTTCTCACTTGTGACATTTGCTCTTCAGTAATACCAGAGTATCTTGTATTATAATCAATTATCGGGTGTAAAGGTTTTATTAACGTTTCATAAACTACCTTACAAGAAGAATTTATTACCGTTACTCTAGTAAGATCTAGACCATGAGTGGTATAACACATTTCACAATCTAAAGAATATACACCATAGTCATCTCGTATGATGTCTGGTGGCAATGTTTTTACATATCCTCTCAAATTATCATAATCAACATATTCATATACATGAGAAGGTGCTATACAACATCCATCACTAGTCGCATCTTGACTGCAGCATTGGTATCGAGCCTCCCCACGAActctgtatttattatttggatGATAGATACATTCTTCTTTGTAAACAGGAAATCCTTTTTTATCAACAGTATAATCTTTCTTACACCTGCAACAAGTTCGTATGTAACCTTTTGGTGGTTTCTGTTTATTTTGGCTATAAATTGTGGCTCTACCTTTCTCTCCACTGGGATGTGATCTAGGAAAGCCATTCTCTCTCAATTGTTCTTCTGTCAAAATCCatttcttaatattattatataatctagGTCCAATAAATTCTTGTGTATcaaaaagttttctatttttattttctatactcCAAGATCCAGTAGTATTGCTTTTCCCAGATATTGTTTGAGGAATTTTCTGAAGAGTTGTACAATCAGCCCCAGATTTCTTCACACCATTACATTCTTGGAGCTCTTTTCTTAACCTGCTTACGGTTAAAACAGCagaatttttgtatatttggaCAGTAGAACACTTTTTACTAGTAGCTAGCTCTTCATGTTGAGCCCTTGCATATGCATCTGTTGCATTaagataaatttttaaacattcgtcaatcatcatatttaaataagttgatCGAATGTTTGCTGCAATTTTAGAGGCTAGTGGTTCCAAAACCCCTGGACGATCAATAAACTTATCATTGGGCACATGGGCAACTCTTTGTGCTCCCTTCTTAATAGTCTGTACCACAGTACTACTAGTTGATGGTTCACTTTTAGTTACACTGGCATTTGGctgaatagatttttttgcaTTCATCATAGTTGATGCATAGGGCACATGAGCAATACGGATCTTAGTTGAACCAGCTGTTGAGGTAGGAGTACTAAATGAACTTTTCATATCGGTTTTAGGCAATGTTATACTAGTATCAGATATTGGTGGTGGATTTTTAGAGGCATGAAATTCTCTAACTTTTTGTAGTCTTTCAGCCATTGTTTGAGCAGCACTTACTTTGAAATCTGGTTTAACAGCAGCCCTTGGAATAATCTTAATATTCTTATCAGTTGTTCtagaaattctttttttactaGGTATATATTCACTTTCTTGTTCagtttctgttttattttctacttctTTTACAATCTTAGTTTTTTCAACAGGTTCAGGCACATATTCTTCAAATATCTTTTTACATTCCAATGCTCTAGTCTCTTCATCTGAATCTGATAGGCCAGATAGCTCTTCTTCGTTCATATCCAAATTAACTGACTCTTGATGATTATTGTCACTATCTGAAAAGTCATTTACTTGGTCATCTTGcttctttttatctttttgtttTGGAGTTCTCAAacttttgtgtgatttgtgatTTCTATCTTTAACCTTTCCTTTAGATTTTGAACTGCTAGAATGTTTTGAATGCTTTGCTGAATCTTTTGAAGAACTTTTCCTATGCTTGGAACCATCATCCAAGGTTTTCGAACTAGAAGAGTGTCTCTTTTCACTAGAACTTCTGTCTTTCTTatcttttgaatatttttcgtcattatttttatctgattTGCTCTTATCTCTGTTTTTAGTTGAACTCTTGTGGCTCAACTTGTCtgaacttttgtttttatgttcacCTTTTTCTTTGTCATGGGACGAGGACTTGTGAGTTTTATCAGATCTTGATTTACTGCTATGTTTCCttccagttttttttatttcattttcactCTTATGTTTCTGCTCTTTTTCCTTGATCTTGATACTTCGTTCATCAAATTCTCTATCTTtactatttgttatttcttcaaTGTTCTTTTCTGTCTTATTGTCATCTGAAGTATTTTCTTCTTGTGTCTCTTCATCTAATATCTG
Encoded proteins:
- the Ubc6 gene encoding ubiquitin-conjugating enzyme E2-17 kDa, coding for MSTPARRRLMRDFKRLQEDPPTGVSGAPTDNNIMIWNAVIFGPHDTPFEDGTFKLTIEFTEEYPNKPPTVRFVSKMFHPNVYADGGICLDILQNRWSPTYDVSAILTSIQSLLSDPNPNSPANSMAAQLYKENRREYEKRVKACVEQSFID
- the LOC128678072 gene encoding RNA exonuclease 1 homolog; its protein translation is MLPSTGYFKGINCPFYDSGLCERPYCHFRHVKKESLNANDGIESGAILQKLVSAAVQKVLQQTDSSSTANVNQVATIINEDNGLTNSIPTTKVTYNPTPISELNKICSADLENNEDNELRKRHIPVPYTPRKPASIPLKRPPETNGSSKPFIYNPPPVKYSPGSVESVQIDPYTPKGTVESKDRYLPGTQIELQEYTPKETVQQSSNKHSYIPSDRSVSKKKILEYKPTKVNPKTTTPSVTYQPTPRSQVPCFSSDEDEPDNKKRKISSDLNGLDDLGPEFDILDQILDEETQEENTSDDNKTEKNIEEITNSKDREFDERSIKIKEKEQKHKSENEIKKTGRKHSSKSRSDKTHKSSSHDKEKGEHKNKSSDKLSHKSSTKNRDKSKSDKNNDEKYSKDKKDRSSSEKRHSSSSKTLDDGSKHRKSSSKDSAKHSKHSSSSKSKGKVKDRNHKSHKSLRTPKQKDKKKQDDQVNDFSDSDNNHQESVNLDMNEEELSGLSDSDEETRALECKKIFEEYVPEPVEKTKIVKEVENKTETEQESEYIPSKKRISRTTDKNIKIIPRAAVKPDFKVSAAQTMAERLQKVREFHASKNPPPISDTSITLPKTDMKSSFSTPTSTAGSTKIRIAHVPYASTMMNAKKSIQPNASVTKSEPSTSSTVVQTIKKGAQRVAHVPNDKFIDRPGVLEPLASKIAANIRSTYLNMMIDECLKIYLNATDAYARAQHEELATSKKCSTVQIYKNSAVLTVSRLRKELQECNGVKKSGADCTTLQKIPQTISGKSNTTGSWSIENKNRKLFDTQEFIGPRLYNNIKKWILTEEQLRENGFPRSHPSGEKGRATIYSQNKQKPPKGYIRTCCRCKKDYTVDKKGFPVYKEECIYHPNNKYRVRGEARYQCCSQDATSDGCCIAPSHVYEYVDYDNLRGYVKTLPPDIIRDDYGVYSLDCEMCYTTHGLDLTRVTVINSSCKVVYETLIKPLHPIIDYNTRYSGITEEQMSQVRTTLLEVQATLLTMFNSKTILIGHSLESDFKALKLIHETVIDTSVLFPHKMGPPYKRALRNLSSEHLKKIIQNSVDGHDSAEDATVCMELVHYKLKEDLKTR